A region from the Alosa alosa isolate M-15738 ecotype Scorff River chromosome 7, AALO_Geno_1.1, whole genome shotgun sequence genome encodes:
- the LOC125297516 gene encoding uncharacterized protein LOC125297516 isoform X2 — MDRGLLRDLEEREKIERSRAEERMMKVKKQRHDLRSTQGQIHQSSLRIILLGSKNYGKSSTGNTILGEDVFELRTISKCEKREGEVAGRQVTVVDTPGWELHSMDNPPVFLKQETLMSVSLCDPGPHVFLLIVALDTAVTSQVRLQLQKYLTLFSKAIWSHTMVLFDFGDWLGDTLIEQHIESEGRDLCWLIEQCGNRYHVFNNEKKDDKDQVTELLAKIEEMLAGNSGHHYETDRKRLEEVKERRAKEEQRATERLMKVEKQRKHLQSLKQNTCPLSEFRVVLLGYRTSGKSSSGNTILGREEFDLKRRTAQCVKRQGEVTCRQVTVVEAPGWWINFNLKTCLELTKQEIVFSVSLCPPGPHIFLLIVKIAEASTQDYIRNIQEHVEILSERVWCHTMVLFTRGDWLGNATIEQYIESEEHLRYLVEKCGNRYHVLNNEDIGDRTQITELMEKMEEIISGNGGRHYEMDRKRLEEVKERRENEEERATERLMKVERQRQHLQSLKRHASPQSEFRVVLLGYRTSGKSSSGNTILGREEFDLKRRTAQCVKRQGEVAGRQVTVVKAPGWWKNVNLINTPELTKQEIVLSVSLCPPGPHIILLLVQVAHSIEQDDIRNIQEHVEILSDRVWCHTMVLFTRGDWLGDTTIEQYIESEEHLRYLVEKCGNRYHVLNNEDIGDRTQITELMEKMEEIISGNGGRHYEMDRKRLEEVKERRRNEEQRATERLMKVERQRQHLQSLKPGHASPQSEFRVVLLGYRMSGKSSSGNTILGREEFDLKRRTAQCVKRQGEVAGRQVTVVKAPGWWKNVNLINTPELTKQEIVLSVSLCPPGPHIILLLVQVAHSIEQDDIRNIQEHVEILSDRVWCHTMVLFTRGDWLGDTTIEQYIESEEHLRYLVEKCGNRYHVLNNEDIGDRTQITELMEKMEEIISGNGGRHYEMDRKRLEEVKERRRNEEQRATERLMKVERQRQHLQSLKRNSSPRSEFRVVLLGYRRSGKSSSGNTILGREEFDLKRRTAQCVKRQGEVAGRQVTVVKAPGWWSNINLINTPDLTKQEIVLSVSLCPPGPHILLLLVKVATSLTVDKKLNIQQHLELLSNRVWSHTMVLFTCGDCLGDTTIEQYIESEEHLRYLVEKCGNRYHVLNNQNRDDKQVTQLLEKIEEMVAGNGGRHFEVDKTLLQEVKKKRRHLSTRVEDRETRAYKQEVMFKYVMGELQPLCGIKVMLLQYVEEFTSERNTDRDRGEMAEGVTLQSAEEIRGGHEIARVKMTPSKRSLEETKAELVSLCDPGPHALVLSIYTDLHFTERRRRQFQTHLGLLGDRVWDHAIVMFDSSDDLSVDRNIEEYIESEGEALQWLVEKCGNRYVHWTGEESRPGVLKKVYELVVLNGGSHFQYEEGRTNETTAADWKMEVQQLVEQMEEIELAKSKDTAPDMTGDDKSEKTSGYGTFISDTASEAPSDQHSLMSGGTSSGIGSLTSGRLGCHKKFDKVPEPSNVHGPNVIREDSSEDTFLDQNDLDSVDNPDWRRDMRELSDNMAELDISSGKILCQYFKQTNCCKSCKDVEDTSHWILMEPCVSMETGVPVYKHSSPPGSFECTASGLRWVCAVEVSLQYHFSDPNVFRAELAMLQYEPIGPLMDIKVLSGELLEAHLPHFACLEGSDSSLREAVRVLRGVDSSVTLEKCELTRFHAKLLKPSFSLTEVLVKFGIPMKAHLDVLIYRTRVTPLVLLTYVVPRDASMIQAVEEDLRETQDAKKIKTHRPDMSIWMHTKFSLKSSASHARSSPPEITLKYIRPPDLFRVVVDKADDCFDLELISEGQSIWKATLESFEFGETGDVAHSHEMPSAASRRCQVMTHREVAYTSRAARTDEEEGKMASMLHKDRLFMIRPDLIKKTSGALLRDLLDELQASPHVISSREAEDVLQRTSVLQDQVTSLIDMVLKKGDRACGIMLSLLKELDSYLYQDLGL; from the exons ATGGACAGAGGTCTTTTGAGAGActtagaagagagagaaaagatagaaagaagcagagcagaagagagaatgATGAAGGTGAAGAAACAAAGACATGATCTCAGGTCAACACAGG GTCAAATACATCAGTCATCTCTGAGGATTATTTTGCTGGGGTCGAAGAACTATGGGAAGTCTTCAACAGGGAACACCATCCTGGGTGAAGATGTGTTTGAGTTGCGCACTATATCAAagtgtgagaagagagagggggaggtggcAGGGAGGCAGGTCACTGTGGTCGACACTCCAGGGTGGGAGCTACACAGCATGGATAATCCTCCTGTTTTTCTGAAGCAGGAAACTTTAATGAGTGTGTCGTTGTGTGATCCTGGACCCcatgtttttttattgattgTAGCTCTAGACACAGCTGTGACTTCTCAAGTCAGACTACAACTGCAAAAATATCTGACACTGTTTAGTAAGGCTATCTGGAGTCACACCATGGTGCTGTTTGACTTTGGAGACTGGCTGGGAGACACACTCATTGAGCAGCACATTGAGAGTGAGGGACGGGATCTTTGCTGGCTCATTGAGCAATGTGGGAACAGATATCATGTATTCAACAATGAAAAAAAGGATGATAAAGATCAGGTCACAGAGCTTCTGGCGAAAATTGAAGAAATGTTAGCAGGAAACAGTGGACATCACTATGAGACGGACAGAAAGAGACTGGAGGAAGTAAAGGAGAGGAGGGCGAAAGAAGAacagagagcaacagagagactGATGAAGGTGGAGAAGCAAAGAAAACACCTCCAGTCACTGAAGC aaAATACATGCCCCctttcagagttcagagttgtGCTGCTGGGATACAGAACATCTGGGAAGAGTTCATCAGGAAACACCATCCTGGGCAGAGAGGAGTTTGACCTGAAGAGAAGAACAGCTCAGTGTgtgaagagacagggagaagtaACATGCAGACAGGTCACTGTAGTTGAGGCTCCAGGATGGTGGATTAATTTCAACCTCAAAACCTGTCTTGAGCTCACTAAACAGGAGATTGTGttcagtgtgtctctgtgtcctccAGGACCTCACATTTTCTTACTGATTGTAAAAATAGCCGAAGCGTCAACACAGGATTACATTAGAAACATCCAAGAACATGTGGAGATTCTCAGTGAGAGAGTCTGGTGTCACACCATGGTGCTGTTTACCCGTGGAGACTGGCTGGGAAACGCAACCATTGAGCAGTACATTGAGAGTGAAGAACACCTCAGATATCTGGTagagaaatgtgggaacagATATCATGTTCTCAACAATGAGGACATAGGTGACAGAACACAGATCACAGAGCTGATGGAGAAGATGGAGGAAATTATCTCTGGAAACGGGGGCCGTCACTAtgagatggacagaaagagactggaggaagtgaaggagaggagggagaatgaagaagagagagcaacagagagactGATGAAGGTGGAGAGGCAAAGACAACACCTGCAGTCGCTGAAGC GACATGCATCCCCCCAGTCAGAGTTCAGAGTTGTGCTGCTGGGATACAGAACATCTGGGAAGAGTTCATCAGGAAACACCATCCTGGGCAGAGAGGAGTTTGACCTGAAGAGAAGAACAGCTCAGTGTgtgaagagacagggagaagtaGCAGGCAGACAGGTCACTGTAGTCAAGGCTCCAGGATGGTGGAAGAATGTCAACCTCATAAACACTCCTGAGCTCACTAAACAGGAGATTGTGctcagtgtgtctctgtgtcctccAGGACCTCACATTATCTTACTGCTAGTACAAGTAGCTCATTCTATCGAGCAGGATGACATTAGAAACATCCAAGAACATGTGGAAATTCTCAGTGACAGAGTCTGGTGTCACACCATGGTGCTGTTTACCCGTGGAGACTGGCTGGGAGACACAACCATTGAGCAGTACATTGAGAGTGAAGAACACCTCAGATATCTGGTagagaaatgtgggaacagATATCATGTTCTCAACAATGAGGACATAGGTGACAGAACACAGATCACAGAGCTGATGGAGAAGATGGAGGAAATTATCTCTGGAAACGGAGGCCGTCACTAtgagatggacagaaagagactggaggaagtgaaggagaggaggaggaatgaagaacagagagcaacagagagactGATGAAGGTGGAGAGGCAAAGACAACACCTGCAGTCGCTGAAGC CAGGACATGCATCCCCCCAGTCAGAGTTCAGAGTTGTGCTGCTGGGATACAGAATGTCTGGGAAGAGTTCATCAGGAAACACCATCCTGGGCAGAGAGGAGTTTGACCTGAAGAGAAGAACAGCTCAGTGTgtgaagagacagggagaagtaGCAGGCAGACAGGTCACTGTAGTCAAGGCTCCAGGATGGTGGAAGAATGTCAACCTCATAAACACTCCTGAGCTCACTAAACAGGAGATTGTGctcagtgtgtctctgtgtcctccAGGACCTCACATTATCTTACTGCTAGTACAAGTAGCTCATTCTATCGAGCAGGATGACATTAGAAACATCCAAGAACATGTGGAAATTCTCAGTGACAGAGTCTGGTGTCACACCATGGTGCTGTTTACCCGTGGAGACTGGCTGGGAGACACAACCATTGAGCAGTACATTGAGAGTGAAGAACACCTCAGATATCTGGTagagaaatgtgggaacagATATCATGTTCTCAACAATGAGGACATAGGTGACAGAACACAGATCACAGAGCTGATGGAGAAGATGGAGGAAATTATCTCTGGAAACGGAGGCCGTCACTAtgagatggacagaaagagactggaggaagtgaaggagaggaggaggaatgaagaacagagagcaacagagagactGATGAAGGTGGAGAGGCAAAGACAACACCTGCAGTCGCTGAAGC GGAATTCATCCCCGCGGTCAGAGTTCAGAGTTGTGCTGCTGGGATACAGAAGATCTGGGAAGAGTTCATCAGGAAACACCATCCTGGGCAGAGAGGAGTTTGACCTGAAGAGAAGAACAGCTCAGTGTgtgaagagacagggagaagtaGCAGGCAGACAGGTCACTGTAGTCAAGGCTCCAGGATGGTGGAGTAATATCAACCTCATAAACACTCCTGATCTCACTAAACAGGAGATTGTCctcagtgtgtctctgtgtcctccAGGACCTCATATTCTCTTATTGCTTGTAAAAGTAGCTACTTCTTTGACAGTGGACAAGAAACTAAATATTCAACAACATCTGGAGCTTCTCAGTAACAGAGTCTGGAGTCACACCATGGTGCTGTTTACCTGTGGAGACTGTCTGGGAGACACAACCATTGAGCAGTACATTGAAAGTGAAGAACACCTCAGGTATCTGGTagagaaatgtgggaacagATATCATGTCCTCAATAATCAGAACAGAGATGACAAGCAGGTCACACAGCTGCTGGAGAAGATTGAGGAGATGGTAGCAGGAAATGGTGGACGTCACTTTGAGGTTGACAAAACTCTTCTACAGGAagtgaagaagaagaggagacaCCTCAGTACAAGAgtggaggacagagagacaagAGCTTACAAACAGGAGGTTATGTTTAAATATGTCATGG GTGAACTACAGCCTCTCTGTGGGATAAAGGTGATGCTCCTGCAGTATGTTGAGGAGTTCACTTCCGAACGAAACACAGACCGTGACAGAGGAGAGATGGCAGAAGGAGTCACGCTTCAGTCTGCAGAGGAAATCAGGGGAGGTCATGAGATCGCTAGAGTTAAGATGACACCAAGTAAGAGAAGTCTAGAAGAGACTAAAGCAGAgttggtgtctctgtgtgatCCTGGTCCACATGCTTTAGTGCTGAGCATTTATACTGATCTTCACTTCACTGAGAGAAGAAGGAGACAATTCCAGACACATCTGGGGCTTCTGGGGGACAGAGTTTGGGATCACGCCATAGTGATGTTTGACTCCTCTGATGACCTGTCAGTGGACAGGAACATTGAGGAGTACattgagagtgaaggagaggccCTGCAGTGGCTGGTTGAGAAATGTGGGAACAGGTATGTTCACTGGACAGGTGAAGAGAGCAGGCCAGGTGTACTGAAGAAGGTTTATGAGTTAGTGGTTCTCAATGGAGGAAGCCATTTCCAGTATGAGGAAGGGAGGACAAATGAGACCACAGCAGCAGACTGGAAGATGGAGGTGCAGCAGTTGGTGGAACAGATGGAAGAGATtgagctggcaaagagcaagGACACTGCCCCCGATA tGACAGGTGATGATAAATCTGAAAAAACCTCTGGTTACGGGACATTCATCTCAGACACAGCATCTGAAGCCCCATCAGATCAACACTCTCTGATGTCAGGAGGTACCAGCTCTGGGATTGGCTCTTTAACATCTGGAAGACTGggatgtcacaaaaagt TTGACAAAGTCCCAGAGCCATCAAATGTACATGGGCCTAACGTCATTAGGGAAGATTCCTCAGAAGACACTTTTCTGGACCAAAATGATTTGGATTCTGTAGACAATCCTGACTGGAGGAGAGACATGAGAGAACTGTCTGATAATATGGCTGA GTTGGACATTTCATCAGGCAAAATTTTGTGTCAgtatttcaaacaaacaaactgctgCAAATCCTGTAAAGATGTTGAAGACACCTCACACTGGATCCTGATGGAACCCTGTGTTTCCATGGAAACAGGAGTCCCAGTGTATAAACACAGCTCTCCACCAGGAAGTTTTGAGTGCACAGCTTCTGGTTTGCGCTGGGTGTGTGCGGTTGAAGTCTCTCTACAGTATCACTTTAGTGACCCCAATGTATTCAGAGCAGAGCTTGCCATGTTGCAGTATGAGCCAATTGGTCCCTTGATGGACATCAAAGTGCTCTCAGGTGAACTGTTGGAGGCTCATCTGCCCCATTTTGCCTGTCTGGAAGGTTCAGACTCCTCTCTTAGAGAGGCTGTAAGAGTTCTGCGTGGGGTTGACAGTAGTGTAACTCTAGAGAAATGTGAGCTGACCCGCTTCCACGCAAAGCTCCTCAAGCCCTCCTTCTCACTGACAGAAGTCCTGGTGAAATTTGGAATCCCAATGAAAGCCCATCTGGATGTGTTAATCTACCGGACCAGAGTGACACCCCTGGTTCTACTCACATACGTTGTGCCGAGGGATGCTTCCATGATTCAGGCCGTTGAGGAGGATTTACGAGAGACACAAGATGCTAAGAAGATCAAAACGCATCGACCAGATATGTCCATTTGGATGCACACAAAGTTTAGCCTGAAGTCATCTGCCAGTCATGCTAGAAGTTCCCCACCAGAGATCACCCTAAAATACATCAGACCTCCTGACCTATTCCGGGTGGTCGTTGATAAAGCAGATGACTGTTTTGATTTGGAGCTGATCAGTGAAGGGCAGTCCATATGGAAAGCTACACTGGAAAGCTTTGAATTTGGTGAGACTGGAGATGTGGCACACAGTCATGAAATGCCCTCAGCAGCATCCAGACGTTGCCAAGTCATGACCCACAGAGAGGTGGCTTACACAAGCAGAGCTGCCAGGACTGATGAGGAAGAAGGGAAAATGGCCTCCATGTTACACAAAG ATCGACTGTTCATGATTCGTCCTGATCTCATCAAGAAAACATCGGGAGCTCTACTCCGAGATCTGTTGGATGAACTTCAAGCTTCGCCTCATGTGATAAGCAGCAGGGAGGCAGAAGACGTCCTGCAGAGGACCAGCGTGCTGCAGGACCAGGTGACCTCCCTCATCGACATGGTGCTTAAAAAGGGGGACAGAGCATGTGGCATCATGCTCTCCCTCCTAAAAGAACTGGACAGCTACCTTTATCAAGACCTTGGCCTGTAA